The stretch of DNA AATACTGGTCACAAGGTCGCCATCGCGGTCGTTATAAACCACTCCCTGACGGTCGATTACCCCTTGTGCAGAGGCCGACAGCTCGCTCCACACACCATCGAGAGCGGCTTCCAACTCTGCCACCTCATCAAGTGCGACGGGCGCACCGGCATCTCCTTCGATGCAACAAGCGCCTTTACAAGCCTCGAGATCGCAGCAAAACTTCTCGGTAATGATGTCCGACGAGATGAGTACATGGCCCACCTGCAAGATAGGAGGAATCTCTTTGTTCATATCTGATGGTTCTATAAAAGCCCTGAAGCCCGTTTCTGCCATCAAAACGGTCTTCAAGGACAGCACAATTTCTAATTGTCAGTCTCTTTGTTTTCGATTTTTCGATTTGCTATCTACCTTACCACACAATCTCTTTCATACCGTGTGAAGACAGGTAGGCATTGGTTTGAGAGAACTGATGGTTGCCAAACCACCCGCCACGATTGGCCGACAGCGGAGAGGGATGAACCGATTGGAGGATGAAATGTTTCGAAGCGTCGATCAATCGCGCCTTACTGCGTGCGTAACCGCCCCAAAGAATAAAGACCAAATGTTGACGATAACGGCTCAACGCACTGATGGCAGCGTCTGTAAAAGTCTCCCAGCCACGGTGTTGGTGGCTTCCCGCCTGATGAGCTCTCACTGTTAGCGTGGCATTGAGCAACAAAACGCCCTGCTTTGCCCAACGAGTGAGATTCCCACTCAAAGGAATGGGCGTTCCAAGGTCGTTTTCTATCTCCTTAAAGATGTTCTGTAACGATGGCGGAAAGGCGATTCCATCGTTCACAGAGAAGCTTAAGCCATGCGCTTGTCCTACATCGTGATAGGGATCTTGCCCGATAATGACGACTTTCACCTGATCAAAAGGACAGAGATTGAAGGCGTTGAAGATGAGTTTTCCCGGTGGGAAGCACTGATATTTTTTGTATTCGCTGCGTACAAACTCAGAAAGGGCTGCGAAATAGGGCTTTTCAAACTCACTGCCGAGTTGCTCTTTCCAAGTGTTTTCTATTTTTACGTCCATCGTTACATGTTGTTTGTCTGCAAAGTTACGGAAAATGACACACCTTACAAAATGCGATCAGCGTTGTCAACAATAGAAGAATGCCAGGAAAAGAGGGAAATTTAGCCTTTCCACATCTCAACAACCGTTTTTATAATAAGCTTATCTCAATTTGCACTCGCTATAGGAATCGAGCCTCAGGAAAAAGAGTTAAATTTGCAACCACATTCATAGAAAGCGACTTATGAGAAAGTTTTGTCTTGACCTTCGGGTCAAAACAGTAGAGAAAATGAACGATCGGCATGTGCTGATTAAGCTCACTCACAACCAATTACTGCCCGAGATGCAAGCTGGACAGTTTGTTGAAGTGCGCGTAGACCATTCGCCCGACACCTTTCTTCGCCGTCCTATCTCCATCAATTGGGTGGACAGAGAACACAACGAACTGTGGCTTCTCGTGGCCATCGTTGGACAGGGAACCCGCCAAATGGCCCAATTAGAAGCGGGCGAACTGCTCAACTGCGTGCTGCCATTGGGCAAAGGATTCACTCTTCCAAGTTCTGACAACGAGCGATTTCTGTTGGTTGGCGGTGGCGTAGGCGTGGCTCCACTGCTGTTTTTGGGTAGACAGATGCGCGAGAGAGGGGCAATGCCTACGTTTTTGTTAGGTGCTCGTTCGGAGAAAGACTTGTTGTTGATGGAGGAATTCGAACGCACGGGACGCGTTTTCGTCACCACCGAAGACGGCACCGCAGGCCATCAAGGTTTCGTTACCCACCATCCGGTATTGGAAAACGAGACCTTCGACCGCATTTGCACTTGCGGACCGACACCCATGATGCGGGCCGTAGCACGTTATGCGCAGCAGAAACAAACCCTCTGCGAGGTGTCTTTAGAGAATATGATGGCCTGTGGCATCGGTGCATGTCTGTGTTGTGTGGAGAAGACAACAGACGGAAACCTCTGCGTTTGCAAAGATGGACCGGTGTTTAATGCCCAAAAACTGGTGGGTTGGTGACTCCTTCCGCCTTTGAAAATCTAAGGAATGGGAAGCCCGAAATCTCTGATTTCGACAACGAAAACAGAAAAAGCTTAGAAACTAAAACAGAAAAATAGGAAATGGCAAGTTTGAAAGTGGAAATCGGTTCATTGCGATTGAAAAACCCGGTGATGACCGCTTCCGGCACATTCGGCTACGGTCTGGAGTTTGAAGACTTTGTTCCGCTGGATCAAATCGGCGGTATCATCGTCAAAGGAACTACCCTACAGCCGCGCGAAGGCAACGATTATCCCCGCATGGCAGAGACCGCTCAGGGGATGCTTAACTGCGTTGGATTGCAGAATAAGGGAGTGGACTACTTCTGCCAGCAAATCTATCCACGAATACAAAACATCGATACGAACCTCATTGTCAACGTCAGCGGCAACACACCGGAGGACTATGCCGAGTGCGCAGCTCGTATCAACGCACTGGAAAAGATACCGGCCATCGAACTGAACATCTCTTGTCCCAACGTGAAAGAGGGCGGAATGGCTTTCGGAACCTCCTGTGCAGGAGCGGCAAGCGTAGTTCGTGCCGTGCGAAAACGCTACCATCAAACTCTCATTGTAAAGCTCTCGCCCAACGTAACGAGCATTGCCGACATTGCACGAGCCGTTGAAGACGAAGGGGCAGACAGCGTTTCGCTTATCAATACGCTGATGGGCATGGCCATAGATGTAGAAAAACGTCGGTCGGTTCTTAGCATTCACACAGGCGGTTTGAGCGGTCCGGCAGTGAAGCCGGTGGCTCTTCGCATGGTGTGGCAGGTAGCAAAGGCGGTGAAAATACCCGTTATCGGATTGGGAGGCATCAGCAATGCCACCGATGCCATCGAGTTTTTGATGGCCGGAGCCTCTGCCATCCAGATCGGAACGGCCAACTTTCTCGACCCCACCGTTACGCTAAAGGTGCGCGATGGCATCGATCGTTGGTTGGAAGAACACGGTGTTAAGGATCTAAAAGAGATCATCGGAGTGATATAAAAGAGGCAAACATCACCTTGTTTTGCCACTGATGAAAAGGTCGAATCCGGAGAATGCGATACTGCCATCTCCGGATTCGACTTTTATTTTTCGATGTGTTGAGCAGCATTCAGCAGCCAACTGTCCAGCAGAACCATCGCCGCCATCGCCTCGACAATGGGCACTGCACGAGGGACCACGCAGGGATCGTGCCGGCCATGAGCAGTAAATGCTGTTGCACGACCCTCCTTATCCACAGTGTTTTGCGGCATGAGAAGCGTGGCAACAGGCTTGAAAGCCACACGGAAAAAGATGTCTTGCCCATTGCTGATGCCGCCTTGGATGCCGCCACTGTGGTTGGTGAGGGTGGAAACGGCCCCATCTTGCAGGCAGAAAGCATCATTTGTATCGCTTCCTTTACGGCCTGCCATCGCAAAACCATCGCCATATTCAAAACCTTTTGCGGCATTAATGCCGAGCATAGCATAGCCTAAGCGGGCATGAAGCTTATCGAATTCGGGGTCGCCCAGGCCTGCAGGGCAGCCCGTTATCACACAGTTCACCACCCCACCGACGGTGTCTCCCGCGGCTTTCGCTTCGAGAATGCGCTCTTCCATCGCCGTTGCCGTCTGCAGATCGGGACATCGCACGGCGTTTTCTTCGATCTTCGAGAGGTCGTACTGCCGATAATCGCCGGTCAGAGCCACGTCTCCCACCTGCGATACATAGGCCTGTATGCCGATGCCCAACGGCCGGAGAGCCAACTTGGCCAAAGCTCCACCCACGCAGCAGGCAAGAGTCGTGCGAGCAGAAGACCGTCCACCGCCGCGATGATCGCGAAGACCGAATTTGCGAAAATAGGTATAGTCGGCATGCGACGGGCGGAAAATATTCCGCATGTTGTCGTAATCCTCTGAATGTTGGTCGGCATTGCGCACCACAAACCCTATGGGTGCACCCGTAGACCGACCCTCAAACACACCACTGAGCAGTTCTACACAGTCTTTCTCCTGCCTGCCGGTAGTGAGCCGACTCTGGCCTGGCCGTCGACGATTCAGTTCGGATTGAATCTGCTCCAGATCGATTTCAACACCTGCAGGCATACCGTCTACCACGCCGCCGATGGCTTCTCCATGGCTCTCGCCAAAGGTAGTGAGCGTGAAAATATGGCCAAAAGAGTTGCGCATGGTCAGTCGTTTTCTACACCATTCTTACCTTTTTCCTTCGCTTCTTGCTCATACGAGCCTAATGACAGCAGCAACCGTCGTGCTCGTGGTCGTGATGATGATGGTCGCAACCACCTCCACAGCCTCCGCAACCACAGCTTTCACCGTTGAGATGATTCATGAGGTTTTGTATCTCCTCGTTCGTGGCCTCACGGTTTTCCACCATTCGCCCTTTAAACAGCAGATCTTTATCGGCCAAAGGATGGTTCAGGTCCATTTTTACTTTATCTTCCGACACCTCGAGAACGCGGCCCATGAATCGGTTTCCGTCTTCGTTCTGCAAAGGAACGACGGCATCTTTATAAATATTTTCATGGTCGAAATGACCGTTGATCGAAAAGATGGCCTTGTCAAGGTCGAGCACCCGTTCGTCCTCATGAGTCCCGTAAGCCTCTTCGCAGTCGATGCCTAAAGTGAACTCCTCGCCTTTAGGCAAGTCTTTCACACCATTTTCAAAAGCCTCGAGTGCAATTCCGAAGCCGCTGATAAAGACAAAAGGCTTGTCGGCGGGGGCCTCTTCCACTAATTCTTCCTTACCGTTTTCCACCGTATAGAGCTGATAAGCCACGGCGATGTACTTGTTGAGTTGATTCTCCATATTGTTGTCGGATTGATGTTTTGTTGCAAAGGTACGACAAAAAAGCGAATCGGTGGCGAGAAAACACACTTTTCGAGTCACGGAAGAAAAGGCATACTACGTCTCGATGACGAGTCTCTTCATTTCTGATCTCTTAGCTTTTGAGCTCCATTTTCTTAGTTTTCGACGTGCAAAAGCTAAGAAAATGGAGCTCAAAAGCTAAGAGATGAGAAACGGGTTTGTATGCGTCTGATTTACAGGAAGAAACAACTGCACTTTCTCTATCTGCCCTTCCTCCTCTTATAAATGATCAAGACATCTCTCTGGAAGAGGCCCATCAGAACCGTTTTCTTAAACCGAGATTTCTCCGGCGATAGACTGGTGCATCAGTTTTCGCACAATACTGTTGTCGCGATACAAGCCTTGGAGATGCATAAGCTTGGTGAGGGCCGCCTCTACGGTGCTATCATATCCGCTCACAACTCCCGCATTCTTGAGTTGAAAGCCAGTGTCGTAGCGTTCCATCTCCACCTGTCCGGCCACACACTGACTGATATTGACGATCACAACACCCCGTTCCGAGGCCTCTTGCAGCAGTTTCATGAGCCACGGATGTTGCGGAGCATTGCCGCTTCCATAGCTTCTCATCACGATGCTACGCAGTTCGGGCGACTCAACCAAGTGTCGAGCAATGTTCTCTTGAATGCCGGGGAAGAGCGAAAGAATGGTGATATTGGAGTCGAGTGCTTGATGGGGTTGCATCGGACGACTGAAGTCGGGGCGAAGAATCTCGTGCGTATGGAAGTTGAAATTAATGCCGGCATCGCACAAGGGAGGATAGTTGAAGGATTCGAAGGCATTGAATCCGTCGGCATTTTGCTTGGTAGAACGATTTCCACGCAGCAGTTTTCCACTGAAATAGATGCACACCTCGGGCACAAGCGGCGTGCCATCGGCGTGGTGAGAGGCAGCAAGATCGATGCTGGTGACGAGGTTTTCTTTGCCGTCGGTTCTCAATTGGCCCAGCGGCAACTGACTTCCCGTGAGGATAACAGGCTTCGTCAGATTCTCCAACATAAACGAAAGGGCCGATGCTGTGTAGGCCATCGTGTCGGTTCCATGCAGAATCACGAAGCCATCATATCGGTGATAATTGTCCGCAATGATGCTCACGAGATGCGCCCAAAGCCTTGGTGCCATGTCACTTGAATCGATGGGCGAGGCGAACTGATGCACGTCGATACCTGTTTGCAGGTATTCGAATTCGGGAAGCTTGTCGATGAGATGGTTGAAGTCGAGAGGTTCCAACGCGCCGGTTGTGGGATTCTTGCCCATTCCGATGGTTCCGCCTGTGTAGATAAGCAAAACTTTGGAGGTTCTTTTGAAAACGGGAACGGCCATAATGACAATTTTTTAAACTTAAAAATTGCTGCAAATATACGCCAAATCCCCGGTAAACCAAAAAATAAACGTATATTTGCGATGCCTCAAAAGAGGACTAACGATGAATGAAAACCCGCTTTCAAACATCGATACGACCCGGAAATTTAACGGCAATGACGATTCCACGCTATCCGTGACAAAACTTCGTTGCCAGCACTTCGGGGCAAAATGGGGCCGAAGACTGCCTCTATCCGTGCTCATAGAAACATAAAAATAGAAAAGATATGACTCCAAAAACATTTTTTACGCTGTGCTTCTGTTCCTTATTCTTTGTGCAATGCCACCACACAGACTCTCATCATCTGCGCATCAAGGGGCAGATTGAGGGGGTGAAAGACTCGCTCGTCTTCATGATGAGCGGATTTTCTAACGGCGAACTCGTTGCAAAAGATACCACCATCATGACCGACAATGGGGCTTTCGATCTGACGTTGCCTTTAGACAGTCCGCTTTTGCTAGAGGTTTTCGATGGGGCCACCGACCGGAATGGCGGTTATGCCGGCTTCAATACCCTTGCCGTTCCGGGCGAAGAACTGACACTGACGGGCAATATTGCCACCGAATGCGAATTGGGCGGCAGCGATTTCTATCGCCAGCTCAACGAGGCTGAGAAAGGAATTAGGCCCATCACCGGCAAAATGAATCAGCTGGCCAAAGACTACGGACGCCTGCAAGATCAGGGAAAGATGACTGATGCCCTCATGGAACGCTTTAGCAAACGGGGCCTTATGCTACACCTGCAACGCGAGAAGGCGATCTTCAAGTTTGTGAAAGCACACCCCGACGAAGAGGTTTCGGCCGCATTGATACACTATTTGGACGTAGACAGTGCCAAAAAATTGGTAAAAATGCTTTCCACGCGGGTGCAGAAGGGGAGATTGAAAACCTTTTTCGGTCCGATTGTCGAGGCGCAACCGATGCCTGTTCAACTTAAAAAGGAAACCTGTCCGGCAAAAGAAAAACCCGTCGTCAGATGATGAGACGAGGTTTGTTTTTACTGTTCTTCTGTGCCATCGCTCTTTTGGGGTGGGCACAAAGAACGGAGAAAGGAAATTTTATGATGAAGAAAGGCGTGATTCCCAAAGGATATAACTTTTGGGTTTACACGCCTGCCGAATATGAAACAGACCGGCATCCGCTGCCGCTGGTAATCTTTTTGCACGGGGCGAGCTTATGTGGAAACAATCTGCAACGGGTGCGTCGTTATGGCGTTCTCGATGCGATAGACCGCGGAAAGATCATTCCGACACTCGTTGTGGCACCGCAAAATCCTGGCGGAGCATGGAATCCGCAAAAGCTAAACGACCTGCTGGAGTGGACAAAAGCCAACTATGAGGTAGACTCCACCCGCATTTACGTGTTGGGAATGAGCCTGGGCGGATATGGAACGATGGATTTCGTGGCGACCTATCCGCAAAAGGTGGCAGCGGCGATGGCTCTGTGCGGTGGTTGTTCGAAAAGCGATGTAAGCGGAATTGGGCAGGTGCCGATGTGGATTAT from Prevotella sp. oral taxon 475 encodes:
- a CDS encoding uracil-DNA glycosylase, with amino-acid sequence MDVKIENTWKEQLGSEFEKPYFAALSEFVRSEYKKYQCFPPGKLIFNAFNLCPFDQVKVVIIGQDPYHDVGQAHGLSFSVNDGIAFPPSLQNIFKEIENDLGTPIPLSGNLTRWAKQGVLLLNATLTVRAHQAGSHQHRGWETFTDAAISALSRYRQHLVFILWGGYARSKARLIDASKHFILQSVHPSPLSANRGGWFGNHQFSQTNAYLSSHGMKEIVW
- a CDS encoding dihydroorotate dehydrogenase electron transfer subunit, with product MRKFCLDLRVKTVEKMNDRHVLIKLTHNQLLPEMQAGQFVEVRVDHSPDTFLRRPISINWVDREHNELWLLVAIVGQGTRQMAQLEAGELLNCVLPLGKGFTLPSSDNERFLLVGGGVGVAPLLFLGRQMRERGAMPTFLLGARSEKDLLLMEEFERTGRVFVTTEDGTAGHQGFVTHHPVLENETFDRICTCGPTPMMRAVARYAQQKQTLCEVSLENMMACGIGACLCCVEKTTDGNLCVCKDGPVFNAQKLVGW
- a CDS encoding dihydroorotate dehydrogenase; this encodes MASLKVEIGSLRLKNPVMTASGTFGYGLEFEDFVPLDQIGGIIVKGTTLQPREGNDYPRMAETAQGMLNCVGLQNKGVDYFCQQIYPRIQNIDTNLIVNVSGNTPEDYAECAARINALEKIPAIELNISCPNVKEGGMAFGTSCAGAASVVRAVRKRYHQTLIVKLSPNVTSIADIARAVEDEGADSVSLINTLMGMAIDVEKRRSVLSIHTGGLSGPAVKPVALRMVWQVAKAVKIPVIGLGGISNATDAIEFLMAGASAIQIGTANFLDPTVTLKVRDGIDRWLEEHGVKDLKEIIGVI
- the aroC gene encoding chorismate synthase, coding for MRNSFGHIFTLTTFGESHGEAIGGVVDGMPAGVEIDLEQIQSELNRRRPGQSRLTTGRQEKDCVELLSGVFEGRSTGAPIGFVVRNADQHSEDYDNMRNIFRPSHADYTYFRKFGLRDHRGGGRSSARTTLACCVGGALAKLALRPLGIGIQAYVSQVGDVALTGDYRQYDLSKIEENAVRCPDLQTATAMEERILEAKAAGDTVGGVVNCVITGCPAGLGDPEFDKLHARLGYAMLGINAAKGFEYGDGFAMAGRKGSDTNDAFCLQDGAVSTLTNHSGGIQGGISNGQDIFFRVAFKPVATLLMPQNTVDKEGRATAFTAHGRHDPCVVPRAVPIVEAMAAMVLLDSWLLNAAQHIEK
- a CDS encoding peptidylprolyl isomerase, whose protein sequence is MENQLNKYIAVAYQLYTVENGKEELVEEAPADKPFVFISGFGIALEAFENGVKDLPKGEEFTLGIDCEEAYGTHEDERVLDLDKAIFSINGHFDHENIYKDAVVPLQNEDGNRFMGRVLEVSEDKVKMDLNHPLADKDLLFKGRMVENREATNEEIQNLMNHLNGESCGCGGCGGGCDHHHHDHEHDGCCCH
- a CDS encoding type I asparaginase; its protein translation is MAVPVFKRTSKVLLIYTGGTIGMGKNPTTGALEPLDFNHLIDKLPEFEYLQTGIDVHQFASPIDSSDMAPRLWAHLVSIIADNYHRYDGFVILHGTDTMAYTASALSFMLENLTKPVILTGSQLPLGQLRTDGKENLVTSIDLAASHHADGTPLVPEVCIYFSGKLLRGNRSTKQNADGFNAFESFNYPPLCDAGINFNFHTHEILRPDFSRPMQPHQALDSNITILSLFPGIQENIARHLVESPELRSIVMRSYGSGNAPQHPWLMKLLQEASERGVVIVNISQCVAGQVEMERYDTGFQLKNAGVVSGYDSTVEAALTKLMHLQGLYRDNSIVRKLMHQSIAGEISV
- a CDS encoding DUF4369 domain-containing protein; this encodes MTPKTFFTLCFCSLFFVQCHHTDSHHLRIKGQIEGVKDSLVFMMSGFSNGELVAKDTTIMTDNGAFDLTLPLDSPLLLEVFDGATDRNGGYAGFNTLAVPGEELTLTGNIATECELGGSDFYRQLNEAEKGIRPITGKMNQLAKDYGRLQDQGKMTDALMERFSKRGLMLHLQREKAIFKFVKAHPDEEVSAALIHYLDVDSAKKLVKMLSTRVQKGRLKTFFGPIVEAQPMPVQLKKETCPAKEKPVVR
- a CDS encoding alpha/beta hydrolase-fold protein codes for the protein MRRGLFLLFFCAIALLGWAQRTEKGNFMMKKGVIPKGYNFWVYTPAEYETDRHPLPLVIFLHGASLCGNNLQRVRRYGVLDAIDRGKIIPTLVVAPQNPGGAWNPQKLNDLLEWTKANYEVDSTRIYVLGMSLGGYGTMDFVATYPQKVAAAMALCGGCSKSDVSGIGQVPMWIMHGTADRAVSIKQSERVVNQLKDLGQDALLRYDWVQGGSHGLLARLFYLQKTYDWLFSHSLNDRPRIVDRHFDITREDIQQTYQELKFLPSMYDHD